The genomic region GGAAGCGGTCACATCAAGCAAATATTCGTTCTCACGCACAATGTCTACTTCCACAAGGAAGTCACCTACAATCCTAAGCGAAAAGATGTAGCCATGAACGAAGAAACATTTTGGATCGTCCGCAAGCCAGGGTTGGCTTCAAAGGTCGAGAAGCACTCGACCAACCCCATCAAAACGTCATATGAGTTGCTGTGGGCAGAAGTTCGAAAATCTGGACGCTCAAATCTGGCAATACAAAACACGCTTCGCCGTATTCTCGAAAACTACTTCAAAATTCTAGGGGGTATTGATTTTGATCATCTGTGTGCAATGTTCGAAGGAAGAGAGAAGATTATCTGCAAGTCACTCTGCTCGTGGGTACATGATGGGTCGCATTACGCACATGACGACCTTTACATTACAGTTGATGAAACAATGGTTGATTCCTACTTGAAAGTCTTCAAAGCGATCTTCGAGAAATCTGGGCATGATGCACATTACAGGATGATGATGGGTGACTCATTCACAGATGGAAGCGATATTGAGGTCACTAAAGCATGAAGCAGAAACTCGAACTGACCTGGATTGGCAAAGAGAATCGGCCTAAGCTGGAGCCGCGTATCTTGCTGGAAGACCCGGCGAAGAGTTATCACGCGAAGCATCGGGTGACGGATGGCGATATCTTCGACAACCGGCTGATCTTTGGTGACAACCTGTTGGCATTGAAGGCTCTTGAGGCGGAGTATTCTGGCAAGGTGAAATGCGTGTTTATTGATCCGCCTTACAACACCGGCAGCGCATTCACCCATTACGATGACGGAGTGGAACATTCAATTTGGTTGTCGCTAATGCGCGACCGACTGGAGATTATCCGGCGGTTGCTGTCTGATGATGGTTCGTTGTGGATTGCAATTGACGACAACGAAGCGCATTACCTGAAGGTGCTATGCGATGAAATTTTCGGACGGTGCGAATTTTTGGCGAATTTAGTTTGGCAGTCAAAGGACACGCCAGGCAATAACAGCACTGGTATTGCACAGACGCACAATCACATACTTGCCTATCGGAAATCTGAAGCGTTTAGCCCAAATCTGTTGAGTCGGAATGAAAAACAAATTGCAACATACAAAAATCCCGACAATGATCCCAATGGCCCTTGGCTCGGCACACCCTTGACTCGGGCAGAGCATCGCGACCGTGACTATTACGCGCTACGCAACAAGGCTGGTAGAGAGGTATGGCCTCCCAAAGGCAGCAGTTGGCGGAGACCCCCAGATAAATTGAAGCAGTTGGAAGTGGAAGGAAGAATCTACTGGGGAAAGGATGGCAACTCCGAGTTTCCGATGGAAAAGAAGTACCTGTCGGAAGTTAAAGAGGGCGTGGTAAATCAGACATGGTGGCCGTACGATTTTGCCGGAAGCACACGGAACGCGAGTGCTGAGCTTAAAGGAATATTCGGAGGCGAAAAATCATTTGATACGCCAAAGCCTGAAAGACTTCTCTATCGCATTTTGGAACTCGCATCCAACCCCGGCGACCTCATCCTCGATTCCTTCGCCGGTTCCGGCACCACCGGCGCGGTCGCGCACAAGATGGGCCGCCGCTGGATCATGGTGGAGCTGGGTGATCATTGCCACACGCACATCATCCCGCGCCTGCAAAAGGTTATTGACGGCGAAGACCAAGGTGGCATTAGCGAAGCAGTAAATTGGCAAGGCGGCGGCGGTTTCCGCTATTACAA from Nitrosomonas sp. Is35 harbors:
- a CDS encoding site-specific DNA-methyltransferase; the protein is MKQKLELTWIGKENRPKLEPRILLEDPAKSYHAKHRVTDGDIFDNRLIFGDNLLALKALEAEYSGKVKCVFIDPPYNTGSAFTHYDDGVEHSIWLSLMRDRLEIIRRLLSDDGSLWIAIDDNEAHYLKVLCDEIFGRCEFLANLVWQSKDTPGNNSTGIAQTHNHILAYRKSEAFSPNLLSRNEKQIATYKNPDNDPNGPWLGTPLTRAEHRDRDYYALRNKAGREVWPPKGSSWRRPPDKLKQLEVEGRIYWGKDGNSEFPMEKKYLSEVKEGVVNQTWWPYDFAGSTRNASAELKGIFGGEKSFDTPKPERLLYRILELASNPGDLILDSFAGSGTTGAVAHKMGRRWIMVELGDHCHTHIIPRLQKVIDGEDQGGISEAVNWQGGGGFRYYKLAPSLLQQDAYGQWVINKEYNAEMLAQALCKLEGFTYAPSGVHYWIHGHSTERDFIYVTTANLNHEQLQQLSDEVGSERSLLVLCTAFRGRGEYLNLTVKKIPKQVLSRCEWGHDDYSLRVENLPKAPPSVEKEKTRTKGQNAANSVQGRLLFGEEME
- a CDS encoding AAA family ATPase, which produces GSGHIKQIFVLTHNVYFHKEVTYNPKRKDVAMNEETFWIVRKPGLASKVEKHSTNPIKTSYELLWAEVRKSGRSNLAIQNTLRRILENYFKILGGIDFDHLCAMFEGREKIICKSLCSWVHDGSHYAHDDLYITVDETMVDSYLKVFKAIFEKSGHDAHYRMMMGDSFTDGSDIEVTKA